The Nitrospinota bacterium sequence CCATCAATTACCCGCACACCCTCTCCCTTATCGAAGGAAAATTTGGGCTTGGGACGAGCAGACTCTCCGTTAACCTGATCCATGATCGTTTTGATTTCACTTTCAGACAACGGCACCGGAGACGCGCCACCCCCCAAAAAACCAGTGACTTTTGCGGTATTTTTAATCATGTACCAGATCTCCTGAGCCATCTCGACATTGATCAGCACATAACCAGGGAAAAACTTCCTGGAAGATATTTTCTTCTTCCCCTGAGACATCTCAACCACTTCTTCTGTCGGGATAATGATCTCTCCAAACATATCCCCAAATTCGGAATGATCAAACTGCTCCTCCAGACTCACCTTAACTTTTCGCTCGTAGCCGGAATAGGTGTGAATCACATACCATTGTTTTGACAATATAAATTACCCAGCAGATTAAAGATTAATGAGTCCCTGAACCATCTTGGACAACAAAGCGTCCACAATTCCTAAAAACACAGAGACCAGAAACACAACGATCACCACGACCGTCGTCCCACCAATAGCCTCCTTCCTCGAAGGCCAGGTGACCTTTTTCACCTCAACCCTGACTTCCGTTAAAAATTTTGCAGCCCTAGATATCATTTCAACGACAACCCCAAAATTTATTAACAGGCCAGGAGGGATTCGAACCCACAACCCCCAGATTTGGAGTCCGGTGCTCTAGCCGTTCGAGCTACTGGCCTAGTATGAATTCCCTGGCAATATTCTGACAGGACCTATGTTCGACAACAGCGCCCAAGACTCCTCACAACAACGTCCGCTATTTGGTTTCCTTGTGCGGGGTATGCTTTCGGCAAAACCGACAAAATTTATTAAATTCCAAACGACCCGTTGTTTTTTTCTTATTTTTGGTTGTGGAATAATTCTTCCGCTTACAATCTCCACATGCCAAATGAATTATATCTCTCATAACCGCCTAACTTTCAATGGAAAACGAGGGCAAAAAATAGCTTCCAGAGCTATACCATAACACGAAAATTCTTAAAAAATAAAAAAGCCCACGATCGGATTTGAACCGATGGCCTCTTCCTTACCAAGGAAGTGCTCCACCCCTGAGCTACGTGGGCAAGATCTCTACTCCTTAGCCGCCCCCACAAATTAAGGTGGAGCGGGAAACCGGACTCGAACCGGCGACCCTCAGCTTGGAAGGCTGACGCTCTAGCCAACTGAGCTATTCCCGCTTACTTACTCTCCCAGAAATCAGAAATGGGGAGGGGAGGATTCGAACCTCCGAAGGCGAAGCCGACAGATTTACAGTCTGTTCCCTTTGGCCGCTCGGGAACCTCCCCAGACTAATGAGAATTACGATTCCCATAAAACCAACAAATAAGACAACCCTACCCCTAAAAACTTTCGCCCGCGAACCGCCAGAACCCATAAAATAAATTCCAGCGCACACCATCAGATGGAGCTGGCAAGAGGAATCGAACCCCCGACCTGCTGATTACAAATCAGCTGCTCTACCAACTGAGCTATGCCAGCTCAATAAACGCAAAAACGCTCATCTTACTGACTTCATTTCATTTTTGTCAACTAAAAACGAAATATTTCAAGTAATTTTGAAATGTAGATGGGTTTTTTACCTCAGGGGAATACTTATGAAGCGGAGTCTATCACGCTTGACAAACTTTTAATAGGGAAATTAACACCCTGAATCACATTTTTCATAATGTATCACAAGTCATTTGAAAAATTCCACACAACAATACATTATTAAACAAATTACTTTCTTTAATGAGTTGCCCCAAAGATAGTTTTACAAAATTTCACGCCAATGATCCAGGAGATCGCACAACGTTTGCTCAAGACCAAATTCCGGCCCCCAACCGGTTCTTTGCCTCAAAAACGAATTATCTCCAAAGGCGCTCACAGGTTTCGCCTCGCGGAATAACTTCGGATCGGTTTCAATCCGTATAGAAACCCCTGAAATTTCAAGGAGTGTTTCCAGGATAACCTGCACGCTCGTTACCTCCCCGGAACAAACGTTAAAAACTTCTCCCGCTTTTCCGTGCTCCATGATCGCATGGTAAGCAGAAACGGTGTCCCGGACATCCATGAAATCCCGATAAGATTCCAGGTTTCCCGTTTTAATAACCGCTTTGGCGCCCTTTTCAATTGCCGCGATTTGTCGGGCAAAAGACGAACACACAAACCGGGAATCCTGCCTGGGCCCCGTATGATTGTAAGGCCGGGTTCGAATCACATCCAGGCCGTCTCTTACAAAATAAGAATGAGCGAGAAGTTCAGCGGCAGCTTTGCTGACTCCGTAAAGGGAAATGGGTTGCAACGCTCTATCCTCTTTCACTCGACCTTCTCCCGCCATCCCATACGCCTCCGAAGACCCGACACTAAGAATCCGGCAATTCAAGCCCAACTCCCTGACTGACTCCAACACGTTCCAGGTCCCATTAAAAATAGTCTCGAAAGAAGTATCCCCTTCTTTTTCAGCCTGCGGAACAAATGACACAGAAGCGAGGTGATAGATGCGATCGGGCCGAACCGCCTCCAGTATTTTTTTAATTGCACTCCGATCCCGGATATTGCAGAGAGACACCTGAATCTGATCCTGAATATGGTTTATATTCAGGTCATTGTCCAGAGAACGCGCAATGCCAAACACTTCTTCGTTTTGTTCTAAAAGGAAATCCGCCAAATGCGAGGCGGCAAATCCATGAATTCCGGTGATCAGATTTTTCAAATTATTTAATAGAATTTTTTAGGGTTTAATAACGTTCAGCCGTTGACCGACCCTTTGAAAGGCCTGTACCGCTTTCTCAAGATCGGCCATTTCGTGGGCGGCGGAAATCTGGATGCGAATGCGGGCCGCATCCCTGGGAACCACAGGATAACTGAAGCCGACTACATACACGCCTTCCGCCAGCAATTGATCGGCCATGTCGTGCGCCAGACGGGCGTCACCGAGCATGATCGGAATGATGGGATGATCGCCCGGTCTGATTTCAAATCCGGCTTCGGTAATTTTCTTTCGGAACCACGACACATTATCCTGCAACTTTTTCAATAAATGTTCGGACCGAGTAATGAGTTCGATGGCCTTCAACGTCACAGCCGCGATCACGGGTGACAGGGAGTTGGAAAACAGGTAAGGCCGGGACCGTTGCCGCAAAAGCTCTACAATCTCTTTCCTGCCGCTTACAAACCCGCCCGAAGCTCCGCCCAGAGCCTTGCCAAAGGTGGAGGTGATGATATCCACCCGGCCCAGGACGTTCTTATAATCCAGACTGCCTCTTCCCGAGGGACCAAAAAAACCCGTCGCATGCGAATCGTCCACCATGACGCTGGCGTCGTATTGTTCCGCCAGGTCACAGATTGCGTTCAAAGGAGCGACATCGCCATCCATGCTGAACACCCCGTCGGTGGCGATGATCCTGAACCTGTGTTTCCGGGCGCGTTGCAGCTGGGTTTCGAGATGATCCATATCGGCATGGTTGTAACGAAACCGCTGGGCCTTGCACAAGCGCACACCATCGATGATGCTGGCATGGTTCAAGCGGTCGCTGATAACCGCATCTTCCTTGTCCAGCAGGGTTTCAAACAATCCGCCGTTGGCGTCAAAGCAGGACGAATACAGGATCGTGTCCTCTGTTTCTAAAAAACAAGAGACCTGCTCCTCGAGACGCTTGTGCACTTCCTGGGTTCCACAGATGAATCGTACGGATGCCATTCCGTATCCGTACTGATCGAGCGCGTCTTTGGCCGCCTCAAGGATCTTAGGGTGATTGGCAAGCCCCAGGTAGTTGTTGGCGCAAAAATTCAACACCTTGCCGCGAGCCGTTTTTATATGTACCTGCTGCGGACTTTTCAGCACCCGTTCATCCTTATACAATCCGGCGCTACGAATGGATTCCAATTCCTCTCTAATGAATTCGATCATTCTTTCCGGCATGAACGTTCCCCCATCTCAGATGGTTAGAATTTAAAAATTACTTTTGGATGCTGTTGAACAATGCGGTTAAAAACATCCCGATCGAATTTGTCAAAAGGAACAATCGTTCCCTGTCCGCGGTTCAGGATGACGTCATAAATTTTATCCTGCAACTGGTGGGATTTCGCTTGGAGCAGGTTGCTCATGATATACCAGGTCTGAAACACCTTGCGCCCGACGATGCTGTGCAGGGTTTTACCCTGCATGATGATGTTCTGAAAATCGGTCAGAGTAAAATCTCCAGTGGAAATCCCAAACAAAATAATATCGCCTCCCCGGCGCGTAGCGGCGATGGCGGTGTTTAACGCCTGGTTGCTTCCGGACATCTCGAAGGCCACGTCCACCCCCTCCCCGGAACACCGCTTGCGGATGACTTCCACCATTTCGGTATCGGGCGCGACTCCCTGTTCCTTCACCCGTTCCAGGTCCACATGCAGGGTGAGGTCCACACCCAGTTGCTCGGCACGGTTCAGATTGTCGGGATTGGGATCCACACCGATGATGGTGGTGGCTCCCATCGCACGCGCCACCAGAATAGAAAACAACCCGATGGTGCCGCATCCGAAAATGGCGACGGTTTTGCCGCGCAGATCGACCCGGCTACAGGCATGCACCGCGTTTCCCAACGGTTCCTGAATGGCTGCCACCTCAGGACGAATTGCATTGATATCCGTCGGCCACAATTCTTTCGCCGGCAGTTTGACGTATTCGGCGAAACAACCGTCCATTGAAATGCCGATGATCAAATGATCCGAACACACGTGCTCGTCGCCAATTTGACACGGGTGACACTTGCCACAAAAAATATGAGACTCCGTGGAAACGATATCCCCCGGCTTGTATCCATAGTGCTTGGCGGAATAAGACCCCGTCTCAACGATTTCACCCAACAACTCGTGACCGCAAATGCGTTGCGACTGGCCTTCTTTTTCCAGAGAGTCAAAGATCATATCCTTGAATGAGTGGCGAAACCAGATGCCCTTGTCCGATCCGCAGAACCCCGTATAAAGCGGTTTGATGATGACCTTGTTGGCATCTTCCGGGCGTTTGGATTCGTCCAGTTGCGGTTGGGCGATATCGACCCTGCTCATGCCGGTGGTCGATTCCCACTCCTCGCGCTTGATATCCAGAACCAGTGCCTTCATGCGTAACTCTCCAGTAAATAGTCTCTGCCAACCAATATAAAGCTCACCATCAAGGAAGGAAAGTCAAATCCCCCACGATCTCCTTTAGGGAGACCATTTGATCGTCATTGCGAGCCTAGCGAAGCAATCCAGAAAATCTGGATCGCCGCGCCGCTTGGTGCGGCTCGCGATGACGAGTAGACGACAGGTTCAAATGATCTAATTTTTTATCACCACGTTTCCCGCCACCATCGAAAAATCCACCCGCTCCCGGTTGGGTTCGAAGGGAACGTCGGCCCAGACGTTTGGTTTGTGTGGCACGCGAAACCCAATAAGATCGGCGCTCATGCCGGGAACGAGGGTTCCGGTTGGCAGACCCAGAGCCTGGCCACCGCCCCCGGTCGCCATCTTTAAGATTTCGGGCCGGGACACATCAGGCAGCATCGCATCCGCGATCTTAATCTCACGCAGAAAATTCAGCGATTCGTTACTCGCCAAAGAATCCGTCCCCAACGCCACCGCCACGCCGGCGTCGAGCAGTTGACGGACGGGCATGATTTGGGTCCGGCCAAACCAGCGGCTGCTATTCGGACAAAACACCGCCCGCGCATTGCGCGCCGCCAATAACTCCAGGTCCTCGTCGCTATGATTCAGGTGAACGGCAATCATCGAATCCAGTACGCCGATGGCATCCAGATAGCGAACCGGACTTGTCCCCGGCGGCATCCAATCGTCGTCAATCACGCCGCGCTCTTCGAGAAATTTTTGCAGATCGCCGCCGCCTTCTTTAATAAACCGGACTTCCTCGGAGAATTCCGCCACATGACAGGCGGTGGGGCAATCGTAACGCGCGGCGAGTTTTTTAAGCTCCCTGAATAATTCAGGTGATACGGAATAAGGCGCATGCGGAGCCAGCCCCAGCCTCAACAAAGTCCCTTTGAGATTTTGGGATGCAAAAACAGAGGTCACTCGATCCAGTGTTTCCCTGACCATGCTTTTTTTGAATCCCAATACTTCCAGAAACAAAACCTGCCTGAATGGCAGGGCTGCGTATTCCGGCAACAGTTCCGGCTGAGACAGACTATCGGCCAGCGTCGTCACCCCTGACCGCAGCATTTCCATCGCTCCTGACTGCATGGCTTTGACTCTCTGATCCCCGGATAATTGCATATTTTCTTTAAGAAGCGCCCGCACCCAATCGGTGAACTTCTCACATCTCGGAACCTTGCCATGCAAGGCGGAAAGCGACAGATGGCAATGAGCGTTCACAAAACCGGGGAGAAGAAGATGATCGGATAAATCCAGGCACTCGCTATCTTCTGACTGCGTTTGCCGGATTTCCTCGATACGACCCTGCTCGATGAGCAGTTCCCCGTTTTCGATAATCTCACCCTCTATAGGAATGAGAGCTTTGAATTTAATTTTTAAAGTTTGTGACATCTCTTGGCGTTTCAATGGTCATTAAATATTTGCATGAAGGGTCATCCGCGTGGCGGGGCTAGAGCCAGGTGGTCTCACGGTAAGCCTGATAGCTGTCGCCAAATTTTTCCAGCAATGCCTTTTCTTCCGCGCGGGCGCGATACCAGTTCAAAGGCAGGACGACGATGACCATATACACCATGCCAAAGATCGACCCGCAAGCCGCCAGCAATCCGAACAGTGTCAAATTGATCCCCACATAAATCGGGTTGCGCAGGTATCGATAAATGCCTCCGGTCTTTAAAGTCTCGGCGCCGGGCAGGACGGCCAGCGATTTTCCCAGTGAAATCGTGCCCAGCATCCATATCACCCACCCTATCGCCCCTATTGCCAGAGCCACCGGCACCAGTGGCGGATAGCCGAAACCAAATGTTTTGGGAGAAAAATAGGCCACCAACAGAGGAAACAAATACAGAAAGGGAACAAAAACGTTGAGAGCCAATTGCTGTTTGGAAGATAGGGATTTAAAATCAAACATCGTATAGCTCAGCTTTTCAAAAGGAGTTTTGTGAAAGCCTCTCGCCCCTCAAGAATCTCCACATCGACGATCAATTTCAACACCGGAATCGAAAACAACGAAGCATCGATTTTGACGCTGTCTTTCTCCGACACCAGGACATATTTTGCCCCCGCATCCAGGGCCTCCCGGTCGAGCGATTGCAACTCGTCTGCAACATAGCGGTGATGATCCCCAAACGCCCGGTAAAAAACCACACGCGCCCCCGCCGTTTCCAGAGTGGCTCTAAAATCGCCCGGTTTGGCGATTCCACAAAAAGCCGCCACCGCCTGGTCCTTTAAAATTTCCACGTCCAAAGTATCATGATTGTCCAGGCGGACGACCGCTCCGGGCCGGAGCGCGGTTTTTATAACCGGAGTGTTGAGAGGCAATTGCGCTTTAAGGAAAGTGGCATTACCACTCGGCGAGCACCTCGTGAAGCATATCAGGTCCGCCCGATCAGATTCTTTAGCCGATTCGCGCAACTCCCCGGCGGGAAACAAATTTCCGTTGCCCAGCGGTTTTTTCTGGTCAAATAGCAAAATATTGAGATCACGGCAAAGCGCCCGGTGCTGAAACCCGTCATCGAGAATCAGCGTATCGACTCCAAACCGGTCAATGGCGACACTGCCAGTCAAATAGCGATTCTTTCCCGTGAGTACCGGAATATTTTTCAGCCGCTCGGCGATCATCCTCGGCTCGTCGCCTGCAACATCCGCCGAGAGCAGAATATTTTGACCGTCGCAAACGACGTTGACAGCCTCTTTCGAGCTGCCGCCATAACCCCGGCTGAGGATGGCAGGCTTATACCCATGACCCCGCAGAATTTCGGCGATCATGATGACGATGGGGGTTTTACCGGTTCCGCCCAGAGTCAGATTGCCGACGCTGATCACGCGCACCGGCAGGCGGCGGGTGGGGGAAATTCCGAAGCGGTAGGCCCAGCGGTTCAAACGCAGGCCCAGGCAATAAAACAGGGACGCCCCCTTGAGCAAAAGATAGGCGGGAACGTGATAAAATTTCCGCTCTGGAGAAATAATTTTATAGTAAAGAGATTCCCATCTCATAAAAGAAAACTCATTTTTTTGATTCGAGGTATACTCCCCCATTATGGAAATTTTTTATCATACCATTGTCGCCAGCGCCATCCTAGCCGCATCCCCTTTTATTTTAATGCGCATGGCTCTCTCTTCCACATTTCGTTCCGATTTACTGGAGCGTCTCAAAGGCGGGAAATCCTTGCCCTCGATGCCGGGATGTTTGTGGATACACGCCTCATCCGTTGGTGAGGTGCGGGCGGCTAAAATTCTTCTGGATGGCTTGCGGAAAAATGGCAACGCAACACCCATCGTGCTTTCGACCTTCACCCGAACCGGATATGAGTTGGCAAAAAAAGAAAATATCGACAACGTTTTTCGCCTGCCACCGGACTTCCCGCTATGGCTCAACCCCCTGTTCAAAAAACTGAATCCTTCGCAACTGATCCTCATTGAAGCCGAGCTGTGGCCCTCCCTTCTCAGGCTGTGCAAGCGCTTGAACGTTCCGGTTCTTTTAGTCAATGGCAGGATGTCGCAAAAATCCACGGACCGATACGGAAAATTCCCGCCCTTGTTCCGCTGGATCACGGCAGGCATCTCAATATTTGCCATGCGAACCCAAACCGATGCGGACCGGGTTTTATCGCTCGGGGTCCATCCTGAAAAAGTCCAGGTCAACGGCAATATAAAATTTGACGCCCGAAAAGGCGATATAACTCCAGCAAGCGAAAGAACAGAATCTGACAAGCCTCTTCGGGTCGTATTTGGCTCCACCCGGCCCGGAGACGAAGGCCCCATAATGGATGCCATCCTGCGCCTGAAAGAAGACCTGCCCGATCTCAATTTTGTGATCGCGCCACGCCACCTGGAACGCTGTCAGGAAATCGAAGGTCTGATCCGGGAATATGACGTGGAATTCATTCGCCATTCTCAACTTGCGGGTGACGGTGAGAACCCTAAAAATCTCATCATTTTATTAGACACCATGGGGGAGTTGACCCATTACTATGCCGAA is a genomic window containing:
- the nusG gene encoding transcription termination/antitermination protein NusG; translated protein: MSKQWYVIHTYSGYERKVKVSLEEQFDHSEFGDMFGEIIIPTEEVVEMSQGKKKISSRKFFPGYVLINVEMAQEIWYMIKNTAKVTGFLGGGASPVPLSESEIKTIMDQVNGESARPKPKFSFDKGEGVRVIDGPFLNFNGVVDDVNLDKGKVRVMVSIFGRATPVELEFSQIEKV
- the secE gene encoding preprotein translocase subunit SecE codes for the protein MISRAAKFLTEVRVEVKKVTWPSRKEAIGGTTVVVIVVFLVSVFLGIVDALLSKMVQGLINL
- the rpmG gene encoding 50S ribosomal protein L33, which encodes MRDIIHLACGDCKRKNYSTTKNKKKTTGRLEFNKFCRFCRKHTPHKETK
- a CDS encoding GDP-mannose 4,6-dehydratase, which gives rise to MKNLITGIHGFAASHLADFLLEQNEEVFGIARSLDNDLNINHIQDQIQVSLCNIRDRSAIKKILEAVRPDRIYHLASVSFVPQAEKEGDTSFETIFNGTWNVLESVRELGLNCRILSVGSSEAYGMAGEGRVKEDRALQPISLYGVSKAAAELLAHSYFVRDGLDVIRTRPYNHTGPRQDSRFVCSSFARQIAAIEKGAKAVIKTGNLESYRDFMDVRDTVSAYHAIMEHGKAGEVFNVCSGEVTSVQVILETLLEISGVSIRIETDPKLFREAKPVSAFGDNSFLRQRTGWGPEFGLEQTLCDLLDHWREIL
- a CDS encoding glycine C-acetyltransferase, with amino-acid sequence MPERMIEFIREELESIRSAGLYKDERVLKSPQQVHIKTARGKVLNFCANNYLGLANHPKILEAAKDALDQYGYGMASVRFICGTQEVHKRLEEQVSCFLETEDTILYSSCFDANGGLFETLLDKEDAVISDRLNHASIIDGVRLCKAQRFRYNHADMDHLETQLQRARKHRFRIIATDGVFSMDGDVAPLNAICDLAEQYDASVMVDDSHATGFFGPSGRGSLDYKNVLGRVDIITSTFGKALGGASGGFVSGRKEIVELLRQRSRPYLFSNSLSPVIAAVTLKAIELITRSEHLLKKLQDNVSWFRKKITEAGFEIRPGDHPIIPIMLGDARLAHDMADQLLAEGVYVVGFSYPVVPRDAARIRIQISAAHEMADLEKAVQAFQRVGQRLNVIKP
- a CDS encoding zinc-binding dehydrogenase, which codes for MKALVLDIKREEWESTTGMSRVDIAQPQLDESKRPEDANKVIIKPLYTGFCGSDKGIWFRHSFKDMIFDSLEKEGQSQRICGHELLGEIVETGSYSAKHYGYKPGDIVSTESHIFCGKCHPCQIGDEHVCSDHLIIGISMDGCFAEYVKLPAKELWPTDINAIRPEVAAIQEPLGNAVHACSRVDLRGKTVAIFGCGTIGLFSILVARAMGATTIIGVDPNPDNLNRAEQLGVDLTLHVDLERVKEQGVAPDTEMVEVIRKRCSGEGVDVAFEMSGSNQALNTAIAATRRGGDIILFGISTGDFTLTDFQNIIMQGKTLHSIVGRKVFQTWYIMSNLLQAKSHQLQDKIYDVILNRGQGTIVPFDKFDRDVFNRIVQQHPKVIFKF
- a CDS encoding amidohydrolase family protein; protein product: MSQTLKIKFKALIPIEGEIIENGELLIEQGRIEEIRQTQSEDSECLDLSDHLLLPGFVNAHCHLSLSALHGKVPRCEKFTDWVRALLKENMQLSGDQRVKAMQSGAMEMLRSGVTTLADSLSQPELLPEYAALPFRQVLFLEVLGFKKSMVRETLDRVTSVFASQNLKGTLLRLGLAPHAPYSVSPELFRELKKLAARYDCPTACHVAEFSEEVRFIKEGGGDLQKFLEERGVIDDDWMPPGTSPVRYLDAIGVLDSMIAVHLNHSDEDLELLAARNARAVFCPNSSRWFGRTQIMPVRQLLDAGVAVALGTDSLASNESLNFLREIKIADAMLPDVSRPEILKMATGGGGQALGLPTGTLVPGMSADLIGFRVPHKPNVWADVPFEPNRERVDFSMVAGNVVIKN
- a CDS encoding isoprenylcysteine carboxylmethyltransferase family protein; translated protein: MFDFKSLSSKQQLALNVFVPFLYLFPLLVAYFSPKTFGFGYPPLVPVALAIGAIGWVIWMLGTISLGKSLAVLPGAETLKTGGIYRYLRNPIYVGINLTLFGLLAACGSIFGMVYMVIVVLPLNWYRARAEEKALLEKFGDSYQAYRETTWL
- the lpxK gene encoding tetraacyldisaccharide 4'-kinase, with the translated sequence MRWESLYYKIISPERKFYHVPAYLLLKGASLFYCLGLRLNRWAYRFGISPTRRLPVRVISVGNLTLGGTGKTPIVIMIAEILRGHGYKPAILSRGYGGSSKEAVNVVCDGQNILLSADVAGDEPRMIAERLKNIPVLTGKNRYLTGSVAIDRFGVDTLILDDGFQHRALCRDLNILLFDQKKPLGNGNLFPAGELRESAKESDRADLICFTRCSPSGNATFLKAQLPLNTPVIKTALRPGAVVRLDNHDTLDVEILKDQAVAAFCGIAKPGDFRATLETAGARVVFYRAFGDHHRYVADELQSLDREALDAGAKYVLVSEKDSVKIDASLFSIPVLKLIVDVEILEGREAFTKLLLKS
- a CDS encoding 3-deoxy-D-manno-octulosonic acid transferase — translated: MEIFYHTIVASAILAASPFILMRMALSSTFRSDLLERLKGGKSLPSMPGCLWIHASSVGEVRAAKILLDGLRKNGNATPIVLSTFTRTGYELAKKENIDNVFRLPPDFPLWLNPLFKKLNPSQLILIEAELWPSLLRLCKRLNVPVLLVNGRMSQKSTDRYGKFPPLFRWITAGISIFAMRTQTDADRVLSLGVHPEKVQVNGNIKFDARKGDITPASERTESDKPLRVVFGSTRPGDEGPIMDAILRLKEDLPDLNFVIAPRHLERCQEIEGLIREYDVEFIRHSQLAGDGENPKNLIILLDTMGELTHYYAEADVAFVGGGFNPRFGGQNILEPAAFGLPVVFGKHMNNFEEEARLLKESGGGIQIDDPKELYSTLHRLLTQSEERKERGLSAAETIRANQGAVQKTVTLIEQTKTDS